A stretch of the Coleofasciculus chthonoplastes PCC 7420 genome encodes the following:
- a CDS encoding bifunctional orotidine-5'-phosphate decarboxylase/orotate phosphoribosyltransferase produces MSFFEKLNHAIAHNQSLLVVGLDPNPEMMPKRYSTGEYSGDLMDGLKDWLHVIIQQTADLVCAYKPTYGFYKALGAPGLNLLEQTLAAIPDSIPIILDAKHGDLNTSTVFAETIFTRSRVDAVTLSPYSGQDHVAPFLIYPGKAVFILCCTSNPAAVAIQQYPQPQTPLYLQVVKEAKTWGAPEDLALEVGTTSPDVLAKIRAIAPERLILARSIWAEGGAELTQILAAGLNANGEGLLIPVPQDMLATEEPAAAIQPLREEINQARRQKIQQGSTCELWMPDVCFLEQHPHQDLILQLYDMGCILFGEFVQASGAVFPYYIDLRKVISNPQLFHLMLSAYAEILQDLTFDRIAGIPYGSLPTATGLSLRLHHPMIFPRKEVKAHGTRRVIEGHFEPGETVVVVDDILISGKSVMEGAAKLETGGLNVQDIVVFIDHEGGVKDRLRDNGYQAHSVLTISEITQTLYQAGRITQEQFQAFNHSVE; encoded by the coding sequence ATGAGCTTTTTTGAGAAACTCAATCATGCGATCGCCCACAATCAAAGTTTACTGGTAGTTGGACTCGATCCTAACCCAGAAATGATGCCCAAGCGTTACTCCACCGGAGAATATTCCGGTGATCTGATGGATGGGTTAAAAGATTGGCTGCACGTAATTATCCAGCAAACCGCCGATTTAGTCTGCGCCTATAAGCCCACCTATGGCTTTTACAAGGCGTTGGGCGCACCGGGACTCAATTTATTAGAACAGACACTCGCAGCGATTCCTGACTCCATCCCGATTATTTTAGATGCCAAACATGGTGACTTAAACACTAGCACCGTCTTTGCCGAAACCATTTTTACGCGATCGCGGGTGGATGCGGTTACGCTGAGTCCTTATTCTGGACAAGACCACGTTGCACCCTTTTTAATTTATCCCGGTAAAGCCGTCTTTATTCTCTGCTGCACCTCCAATCCGGCTGCTGTCGCTATCCAGCAGTATCCCCAACCCCAAACCCCCCTTTATTTGCAAGTGGTGAAGGAAGCCAAAACCTGGGGCGCACCCGAAGATTTAGCCCTAGAAGTTGGCACAACCTCTCCCGACGTATTGGCAAAAATTCGGGCAATTGCCCCAGAACGCTTAATTTTAGCCCGGAGTATCTGGGCGGAGGGAGGTGCTGAACTGACCCAAATTTTAGCGGCTGGGTTAAATGCCAATGGTGAGGGGTTATTAATACCAGTTCCCCAGGATATGTTAGCCACAGAAGAACCCGCCGCCGCGATACAACCTCTGCGAGAGGAGATTAATCAGGCAAGAAGGCAAAAGATTCAACAGGGTTCGACTTGTGAGTTATGGATGCCTGATGTCTGTTTTCTCGAACAACATCCCCATCAAGATTTAATTCTTCAACTGTATGACATGGGTTGTATTTTATTTGGCGAATTTGTCCAAGCATCGGGAGCCGTTTTTCCCTACTATATTGATTTGCGAAAAGTTATCTCCAATCCCCAACTTTTCCATCTAATGCTGAGTGCTTATGCCGAGATTCTGCAAGATTTAACCTTTGACCGGATTGCCGGGATTCCTTATGGGTCATTACCCACCGCAACTGGATTATCCCTGCGTCTACATCACCCGATGATTTTTCCCCGTAAAGAGGTGAAAGCCCATGGAACGCGACGAGTGATTGAGGGTCACTTTGAGCCAGGGGAAACGGTAGTAGTGGTGGATGATATTTTGATTAGTGGGAAGAGTGTGATGGAAGGGGCAGCGAAGTTGGAGACAGGGGGATTAAATGTGCAGGATATTGTCGTATTTATTGATCACGAAGGGGGGGTAAAAGATAGATTGAGGGACAATGGTTATCAGGCACATTCCGTGTTAACGATTTCAGAAATTACCCAAACCCTGTATCAAGCGGGGCGAATTACTCAGGAGCAATTTCAGGCATTTAACCACAGTGTTGAATAA
- a CDS encoding serine/threonine-protein kinase has product MSYCLNPNCTNPQNPAGTKFCLTCGSKIRLKERYRTVQPLGQGGFGRTFLAVDEDKPSHPPCVIKQFFPQAQGTSTVQKAAQLFTQEAVRLDELGKHPQIPELLAYFCQDNHQYLVQEFIEGEDLAQELARKGIFTEVQVRDVLNNLLPVLQFVHQHHVIHRDIKPENIIRRNRDKQLFLVDFGASKVATGTALARTGTVIGSVGYVAPEQSIGKAVFASDIYSLGVMCIHLLTGIHPFDLFDVNQGVWVWRQGLKNPVSDRVAKILDKMLVSATNQRYQSVAEILQDLEPQTPVAKVKSVKPTPPPASAPMKPQPNSPQYGKGLDKELADLKSEFLQPPTSKSTPPKSTPPTKGSANTQKTKSQMDRELEEIKSQFLEE; this is encoded by the coding sequence ATGAGTTACTGTCTCAATCCTAACTGTACCAACCCCCAAAATCCCGCCGGAACCAAATTTTGCCTCACCTGTGGGTCAAAGATACGCCTCAAGGAACGATATCGCACAGTTCAACCCTTGGGACAAGGCGGTTTTGGGCGAACGTTTTTAGCGGTGGATGAGGATAAACCCTCTCATCCCCCCTGTGTGATTAAGCAGTTTTTCCCCCAAGCCCAGGGAACCAGTACGGTACAAAAAGCGGCGCAGTTATTTACCCAAGAAGCAGTACGGTTAGATGAGTTGGGTAAACATCCCCAGATTCCAGAACTGTTAGCGTATTTTTGCCAAGATAATCATCAATATTTGGTGCAAGAGTTTATTGAGGGCGAAGATTTAGCCCAGGAGTTGGCAAGAAAAGGCATATTTACAGAAGTCCAAGTTCGCGATGTGTTGAATAATTTGTTGCCTGTTTTACAATTCGTTCATCAGCATCATGTGATTCACCGCGATATTAAACCGGAAAATATTATTCGTCGAAATCGCGATAAGCAACTGTTTCTGGTCGATTTTGGTGCATCAAAAGTGGCGACAGGGACAGCGTTAGCCAGAACCGGGACAGTGATTGGTTCGGTGGGGTATGTCGCGCCTGAACAAAGTATCGGTAAAGCAGTATTTGCGAGTGATATCTATAGTCTCGGCGTGATGTGTATCCATCTGCTAACGGGAATCCATCCCTTTGACTTGTTTGATGTGAATCAGGGGGTTTGGGTATGGCGACAAGGGTTAAAAAATCCAGTGAGCGATCGCGTGGCTAAAATTTTAGATAAGATGTTAGTCAGTGCGACGAATCAGCGCTATCAATCGGTGGCGGAGATACTCCAGGATTTAGAGCCTCAAACCCCTGTGGCTAAGGTTAAATCAGTAAAACCTACACCCCCTCCAGCTTCAGCGCCAATGAAGCCCCAGCCAAATTCGCCTCAATATGGGAAAGGGTTAGATAAAGAATTAGCGGATTTGAAGTCTGAGTTTTTGCAGCCACCGACATCTAAAAGTACCCCACCCAAATCGACACCGCCGACTAAAGGTTCTGCCAATACTCAAAAAACTAAAAGTCAAATGGACAGGGAATTAGAGGAAATCAAGTCTCAGTTTTTGGAAGAATAG
- a CDS encoding SGNH/GDSL hydrolase family protein → MFKSRRRRTYRKRRRPFPLLTIILAIPIVLILLELSTRLLVGVMGKTAELAAYEGEPAIVNVYRLKFLNDNNEPYEGLSEQGRLAAHRSLAVGYQLVGDQTSNFWQINRQGFRDTEPVPVDKPNNEFRIFLLGGSTAFGQWNPSNQATIAAQLEARLKERVAQQQRSPEKYRPTDLPFYKPDLEKALALPPKIKDGQYRVINAAVPGYASGNELAQLALQILPYQPDAIVVLDGYMDLLLPSDRMATDIPHIETFLSNASGHFWTHLSQELTSVVTNTYLIKAIQYWIVRPQPSVSRLSLAALNGTAHLANYLPVNSEELQERVTRYRDRHKQMIRLVTGARIPLIIAIQPEITGRGGNQQISLREQEILVELGADYQTRIQDGYVALAKSLDQLQSWYPENVKTLNFYDVYNDFSDRAFWDAIHLTEEANRILSERLYQTLTASSELQVPPSRPIP, encoded by the coding sequence ATGTTCAAGTCGCGCCGCCGTCGCACCTACCGTAAGCGCCGCCGCCCCTTCCCATTGCTCACGATCATTTTGGCGATTCCGATTGTCTTGATTCTCCTAGAATTGTCCACTCGGCTGTTGGTGGGTGTCATGGGCAAAACCGCTGAATTAGCCGCTTACGAGGGTGAACCAGCGATCGTGAATGTTTACCGCCTCAAGTTTTTGAATGACAATAACGAGCCTTACGAGGGGTTATCTGAACAGGGGCGACTCGCCGCCCACCGGAGTCTCGCTGTAGGCTATCAGTTAGTTGGCGACCAAACCAGCAATTTTTGGCAGATTAATCGCCAAGGGTTCCGCGACACTGAACCTGTTCCTGTAGACAAACCCAACAATGAATTTCGGATTTTTTTACTGGGAGGATCGACGGCGTTTGGTCAATGGAATCCCAGTAATCAAGCCACGATTGCAGCTCAACTGGAAGCGCGTCTGAAGGAACGGGTTGCTCAACAGCAGCGTTCTCCGGAGAAATATAGACCGACAGATCTGCCCTTCTATAAACCGGATTTAGAAAAGGCGTTGGCGTTGCCTCCTAAGATTAAAGATGGTCAATATCGGGTGATTAATGCGGCTGTACCGGGGTATGCATCAGGGAATGAATTGGCTCAGTTAGCGTTGCAGATTTTGCCCTATCAACCGGATGCGATCGTGGTTTTGGATGGATACATGGACTTGCTCCTACCGAGCGATCGCATGGCAACGGACATTCCCCATATTGAAACCTTTCTTAGTAATGCCTCTGGGCATTTTTGGACGCACCTCTCCCAAGAGTTAACCTCTGTGGTGACAAATACCTATCTGATTAAAGCCATCCAATACTGGATAGTACGTCCCCAACCCTCGGTGAGTCGGCTGAGTTTAGCGGCATTGAATGGTACAGCCCACCTAGCTAACTATCTTCCTGTTAACTCAGAGGAACTGCAAGAACGAGTTACCCGTTATCGCGATCGCCACAAGCAAATGATTCGCTTAGTAACTGGGGCAAGAATTCCTTTAATTATCGCCATACAACCCGAAATTACGGGTCGTGGGGGTAACCAACAGATTTCACTCAGAGAGCAGGAAATTTTGGTTGAATTAGGAGCAGATTATCAGACACGAATCCAAGATGGCTATGTGGCTTTAGCCAAATCACTGGATCAGCTTCAAAGCTGGTATCCCGAAAATGTAAAAACGCTGAACTTCTACGATGTTTATAACGATTTTTCTGATCGGGCGTTTTGGGATGCCATTCATTTGACCGAGGAAGCCAACCGCATCTTATCTGAGCGCTTATACCAAACGCTGACGGCTTCATCTGAGCTGCAAGTGCCACCGTCTCGACCTATACCTTAG
- a CDS encoding type II toxin-antitoxin system VapC family toxin produces the protein MKIILDTNVISELIQPRGSSVIRQWLASQNGASLYTTSITQAEILYGIQILPEGQRRQKLLDGALIVFEDYLPERILAFDQKAAELYSQIAAYRKQIGRPISQFDAQIAAICRVHQATLATRNIRDFLDCGIDLVNPWEAER, from the coding sequence ATGAAAATCATTCTCGACACCAACGTGATTTCGGAACTCATTCAGCCGAGGGGTTCGAGTGTCATCCGCCAATGGTTAGCCAGCCAAAACGGTGCATCACTGTACACAACCAGCATTACCCAAGCCGAAATTCTGTACGGTATTCAAATTCTCCCAGAAGGACAGCGACGACAGAAATTGCTCGACGGAGCATTGATCGTCTTTGAGGATTACTTGCCAGAGCGAATTTTAGCATTCGATCAAAAAGCCGCTGAACTTTATTCCCAAATAGCAGCTTACCGCAAACAAATCGGTCGCCCCATTTCACAATTTGATGCACAAATTGCAGCCATTTGCCGAGTTCACCAGGCAACATTAGCGACCCGCAACATACGCGACTTTTTGGATTGTGGTATTGATTTGGTTAATCCGTGGGAAGCAGAGCGATGA
- the priA gene encoding primosomal protein N' translates to MSDSPTSLIVAEPKATYQSGGDHQNCWVETLVDCPGLEGLLTYRIPADLSVKPGDILTVPLNNRQVGGIAIRLLASPPADVPLAKIREVEDVVCTGFFGTSYWQVLEQVAQYYCTPLISVVRGALPPGLLMRSQRRVRLHREALPDGADTFVGRTARQILALLDAQPEGDYSVAYLQRQVKGARRGVKDLLKRGWVESYLKPPQPSRPKLKKAVTLVADGFESDITERQREVLDVLRRRGGDMWLNELLQVCHATSSIVNKLAEKGYVVVEYREILRTLDQPNVADDRPKVLTDTQTYALKTIQSLDEYNQVLLHGVTGSGKTEVYLQAIAPLLRAGKSALVLVPEIGLTPQLTDRFRARFGKKVNVYHSGLSHGERYDTWRQVLSGEPQVVIGTRSAVFVPLPKLGLIILDEEHDSSFKQDSLSPTYHARTVAQWRAELENCPLVLGSATPSLETWVAVNGQQANLNTDAPCKTYYLSLPERIQSRPLPPVEIVDMRQELKQGNRSIFSRSLQDKLHQLKQKQRQGILFIPRRGHSTFVSCRSCGYVIECPDCDVSLSYHYAYEGANQLLRCHYCNYTTAHPNNCPECGSPYLKFFGSGTQRVEQELAKAFPDLRVIRFDSDTTRNKGAHRTLLTQFANGEADLLIGTQMLTKGLDLAGVTLVGVVAADGLLHLSDYRAAERAFQTLTQVAGRAGRGDEPGQVIVQTYSPQHPVIQAVKTHGYEVFTEAELAQRESLNYPPYGHLILLRLSGLEEMVVEQAAERLAEWLSQVSSGYEILGPAPAGIMRIARRYRWQILLKFPPDVAVGLPDVAALQRICPPDVSLTIDVDPLNMM, encoded by the coding sequence GTGTCTGATTCCCCGACAAGTTTAATTGTGGCAGAACCGAAAGCAACCTATCAATCCGGTGGTGATCATCAGAATTGCTGGGTGGAGACGCTGGTGGATTGTCCGGGACTCGAGGGACTGTTGACGTACCGCATCCCGGCGGATTTGTCGGTTAAACCGGGAGATATTTTAACGGTGCCATTGAATAACCGACAGGTGGGGGGAATCGCAATTCGGTTACTGGCTTCTCCCCCTGCTGATGTGCCATTGGCGAAAATCCGGGAGGTGGAGGATGTTGTCTGTACTGGGTTTTTTGGGACATCCTATTGGCAGGTATTGGAACAAGTGGCGCAGTATTACTGCACACCCCTGATATCCGTAGTTCGGGGGGCATTACCACCGGGATTGTTGATGCGATCGCAACGGCGAGTTCGTCTGCATCGAGAGGCGCTTCCTGATGGTGCAGATACGTTTGTCGGTCGAACGGCGCGTCAGATTTTAGCACTCCTAGACGCCCAACCGGAAGGAGATTACAGCGTCGCCTATCTACAACGCCAGGTGAAAGGGGCGCGTCGCGGGGTAAAAGATTTACTTAAACGCGGCTGGGTAGAAAGTTATTTGAAACCGCCCCAACCCTCTCGCCCGAAGCTGAAGAAAGCTGTCACTCTCGTCGCGGATGGCTTTGAATCTGATATCACCGAACGACAACGGGAAGTATTAGATGTACTGCGGCGTCGGGGTGGGGATATGTGGCTGAATGAGTTATTGCAAGTCTGTCATGCTACGTCTTCTATTGTTAACAAGCTGGCAGAAAAAGGGTATGTCGTCGTTGAATACCGGGAAATTCTCAGAACCTTGGATCAGCCGAATGTGGCAGATGATCGCCCTAAAGTATTGACAGATACGCAAACCTATGCATTGAAAACGATTCAAAGTTTGGATGAGTATAACCAAGTGCTATTGCATGGGGTAACGGGTTCCGGGAAAACCGAGGTTTATCTACAAGCGATCGCGCCGTTGTTAAGGGCGGGAAAATCTGCCCTGGTGTTAGTTCCAGAGATTGGGCTAACCCCGCAACTCACCGATCGATTTCGCGCCCGCTTTGGCAAAAAGGTGAACGTGTATCACAGTGGGTTATCCCATGGGGAACGTTATGATACCTGGCGACAAGTATTAAGTGGAGAACCCCAGGTCGTCATTGGTACGCGATCGGCTGTTTTTGTGCCGTTACCCAAATTGGGTCTAATTATATTAGATGAAGAACACGACTCCAGTTTCAAGCAAGACAGTCTTTCTCCCACCTATCATGCCCGTACCGTTGCCCAATGGCGGGCGGAATTGGAAAATTGTCCTCTGGTTTTGGGTTCAGCTACCCCGTCTCTAGAAACCTGGGTTGCTGTCAACGGTCAACAAGCCAATCTCAACACAGACGCCCCCTGTAAAACCTATTACCTTTCATTACCCGAACGCATCCAATCCCGCCCCTTACCTCCTGTGGAAATTGTGGATATGAGACAGGAGTTAAAGCAGGGGAATCGTTCTATTTTCAGCCGTTCTCTCCAAGATAAGTTACATCAGTTGAAACAAAAGCAGCGACAAGGGATTTTATTTATTCCCCGTCGTGGACATAGTACGTTTGTCTCCTGTCGCAGTTGCGGCTATGTGATTGAATGTCCGGACTGTGATGTGTCCCTGTCCTATCACTATGCTTATGAGGGGGCAAATCAACTCTTACGTTGTCACTATTGCAACTACACAACCGCCCATCCTAATAATTGTCCCGAATGTGGTTCACCTTACCTCAAGTTTTTTGGTAGTGGCACACAACGGGTGGAACAGGAGTTGGCTAAGGCATTTCCTGATTTACGGGTAATTCGCTTTGATAGTGATACCACCCGTAACAAGGGGGCGCATCGAACCCTGTTAACTCAGTTTGCCAATGGGGAAGCGGACTTATTAATCGGGACGCAAATGTTAACCAAGGGATTAGACTTAGCAGGAGTTACCTTAGTCGGCGTTGTCGCCGCCGATGGATTATTACACTTATCTGATTATCGGGCAGCCGAACGAGCATTTCAAACCTTAACCCAAGTCGCAGGTCGGGCGGGTCGGGGAGATGAACCGGGTCAGGTGATTGTCCAAACTTATTCACCTCAACATCCGGTGATTCAGGCGGTGAAAACCCATGGGTATGAGGTGTTTACCGAGGCGGAATTAGCACAACGGGAATCGTTGAATTATCCTCCTTATGGGCATCTGATTTTATTGCGGTTAAGTGGGTTGGAAGAGATGGTGGTTGAGCAGGCGGCGGAGAGGTTAGCGGAATGGTTAAGTCAGGTGAGTTCCGGGTATGAGATATTAGGACCGGCGCCTGCGGGGATTATGCGAATCGCTCGTCGTTATCGGTGGCAGATTTTGCTCAAATTTCCGCCAGATGTAGCGGTAGGATTACCCGATGTGGCGGCTTTGCAGCGGATTTGTCCGCCGGATGTGAGTTTGACGATTGATGTTGATCCGCTGAATATGATGTAG
- a CDS encoding ATP-binding protein gives MNQVPSLFVNGIPNQVPETAAALCRSRLLNAVTKLLEETDIENVQILVGTKSEIQRNSQKISAESSDYTDKKSDYNLSPEERAKKYKASKPLFTFEQLVVTKEVEEDLLLAVDLIQLESKVFDEWGLRQIEPFPRTALNFHGKPGTGKTLAAHAIASKINRPILVASYAQIESMYHGEGPKNVEAIFMAAERENALLFIDEADSLLSKRLTNVNQGSEQAINSMRSQLLICLERFRGVVIFSTNLVQNYDKAFETRVRHVNFPMPDEICRQKIWGKHLPDKMPKAKDVLVEELAKVDDVCGRDIKNAVIDAAMRVARQGKKQIELDDFFKSIEGIKKSRINVDSEFKSLTPEENKQISEKVKAAIAREGNCDEE, from the coding sequence ATGAATCAAGTTCCTTCTCTTTTTGTAAATGGCATTCCAAATCAAGTTCCTGAAACTGCCGCTGCGCTTTGTCGATCCAGACTTTTAAACGCCGTCACTAAGCTACTGGAAGAAACCGATATTGAGAATGTTCAGATTCTCGTAGGGACTAAATCTGAAATACAAAGAAACAGCCAAAAAATATCTGCTGAATCCAGCGATTATACGGATAAAAAATCTGACTACAATCTGTCCCCTGAAGAACGGGCAAAAAAATACAAAGCTAGCAAACCTTTATTTACATTCGAGCAATTAGTCGTTACCAAAGAAGTAGAAGAAGACTTGCTTTTAGCTGTTGACTTAATTCAGTTAGAGTCCAAAGTTTTCGATGAGTGGGGATTGCGGCAAATTGAACCTTTCCCTCGTACAGCACTCAACTTTCATGGTAAACCTGGAACCGGGAAAACCTTGGCAGCACACGCGATCGCCTCTAAAATTAACCGTCCTATCTTAGTTGCTAGTTATGCTCAAATTGAGAGTATGTATCATGGCGAAGGACCCAAAAATGTTGAGGCAATTTTTATGGCAGCCGAGCGAGAAAACGCCTTGCTGTTTATCGATGAAGCCGATTCCTTACTTTCCAAACGATTAACCAACGTCAATCAAGGTTCTGAACAAGCCATTAACTCCATGCGGAGTCAGTTACTTATCTGCTTAGAACGATTTCGCGGAGTTGTCATTTTTTCTACTAATTTGGTTCAAAATTATGATAAAGCATTTGAAACGCGAGTGCGCCATGTAAACTTTCCCATGCCAGATGAAATCTGTCGTCAAAAAATCTGGGGAAAACATCTTCCAGACAAAATGCCAAAAGCAAAGGATGTGTTAGTTGAAGAACTCGCTAAAGTGGATGATGTTTGCGGTCGCGATATTAAAAATGCTGTAATTGACGCGGCTATGAGAGTTGCACGCCAGGGAAAAAAACAGATCGAATTAGACGATTTTTTTAAGTCTATCGAAGGTATTAAAAAATCCCGGATTAATGTTGATTCAGAATTCAAAAGTTTGACTCCAGAAGAAAACAAGCAAATCTCTGAAAAAGTCAAAGCAGCTATAGCCAGGGAAGGAAATTGTGATGAGGAATGA
- a CDS encoding NB-ARC domain-containing protein: protein MDVQEVLNWTDNLVFSKTGKHLDSLQKAVVEGTWQRKKYPEIARNCHRTHDRIKQVARELWQLISAELGEDVRQSNFRAILEQVEFSNISNFGSDYVQIVGDINFCREHCPYPKAKKHRSRSSNATSHKPQKRHDLTEAPECDRVYNRTTELTTLKQWILQEKIRIVTIFGLPGIGKTTIARELIEQIKDNFDYILWRNCTETLTLKSLKTNLIQFFSQDRETKLPSLIDYLRSHPCLIILDDFQELFASGELAGTYLPDCENYRKFWQQMARTPHHSCFLLMSWEKPTEIAILEGENRHCRTLQLGGLGESAAELLTNKRLTDEDKWWELIECYGGNPSWLNIIASTIQDLFNSSVDRFLSYPNLFLGDLEPRLKAQYQRLSESEQMVTLWLANQNAADISLKPAELALSDSDFLKAVQSLRKRGLIEKITDNGSSLFAVQALVKAYLKER, encoded by the coding sequence ATGGACGTTCAAGAAGTCTTAAACTGGACGGATAACTTGGTGTTCTCAAAAACGGGTAAACATCTCGACTCCCTGCAAAAGGCTGTAGTTGAGGGGACTTGGCAGCGGAAAAAGTATCCAGAAATTGCTAGAAATTGCCACCGTACTCACGATCGCATCAAACAAGTGGCAAGAGAATTATGGCAGTTAATATCGGCAGAATTGGGAGAAGATGTTAGGCAATCTAATTTTCGAGCTATTTTAGAACAAGTCGAATTTTCAAATATCTCAAATTTTGGTTCTGACTATGTGCAAATCGTGGGTGACATTAATTTTTGTAGAGAACATTGTCCTTATCCCAAAGCCAAAAAACACCGATCGCGCTCCTCAAACGCCACCAGCCACAAACCCCAAAAACGCCACGATTTAACCGAAGCACCGGAGTGCGATCGCGTCTACAACCGCACCACAGAACTAACCACCCTAAAACAGTGGATACTCCAAGAAAAAATCCGCATTGTCACTATCTTTGGATTACCGGGTATCGGCAAAACCACCATCGCTAGAGAACTCATCGAACAAATTAAAGATAATTTCGATTATATTCTCTGGCGCAACTGTACCGAAACCCTGACACTGAAATCTCTAAAAACCAACTTAATTCAGTTCTTTTCTCAAGATAGAGAAACCAAACTCCCCTCCCTAATCGACTATCTGCGATCGCATCCCTGCCTAATCATCCTCGACGACTTCCAAGAACTCTTTGCCAGTGGTGAATTAGCAGGCACCTATCTACCAGACTGTGAAAATTACAGGAAATTCTGGCAACAAATGGCGCGAACACCTCACCACAGTTGCTTCCTACTCATGAGTTGGGAAAAACCCACAGAAATTGCCATCTTAGAAGGAGAAAACCGCCACTGCCGCACATTACAGCTTGGTGGTTTGGGAGAGTCTGCGGCGGAACTCTTGACGAACAAAAGGTTAACCGATGAGGATAAATGGTGGGAACTTATCGAATGTTACGGCGGCAATCCATCCTGGTTAAATATAATCGCTTCTACCATCCAAGATTTATTTAACAGTAGCGTTGATCGCTTCTTATCCTATCCCAATCTATTTCTGGGAGACTTAGAACCCAGATTAAAGGCACAATATCAACGATTATCTGAATCTGAGCAAATGGTAACGCTGTGGTTAGCGAACCAAAATGCGGCAGACATTTCCCTCAAACCCGCCGAGTTAGCATTGTCTGATTCCGATTTTTTGAAGGCGGTACAATCTTTGAGGAAACGGGGTTTAATTGAAAAAATAACCGATAACGGATCATCGCTGTTCGCCGTTCAAGCTTTAGTTAAAGCATATTTGAAAGAGAGATAA
- a CDS encoding low molecular weight protein-tyrosine-phosphatase, protein MPCKLLFVCLGNICRSPSAENIMNHLIEQAGLQESIVCDSAGTGDYHIGSPPDERMTLAASQRGIILKGKARQFQVPDFEAFDLILAMDRENLRDILFLDATGKYGDKVRLMCDFATRHRIRDVPDPYYGGPEGFNQVIDLLLDACEGLLEYVMKTYSLPAKGKVQ, encoded by the coding sequence ATGCCCTGCAAGCTACTCTTTGTCTGCCTTGGTAATATCTGCCGTTCTCCCTCCGCCGAGAACATTATGAATCACTTAATTGAACAAGCGGGACTTCAGGAGAGCATTGTCTGCGACTCGGCGGGGACAGGTGATTATCATATTGGTTCTCCTCCCGATGAACGCATGACTCTCGCCGCCAGCCAGCGGGGAATCATCCTTAAAGGGAAAGCCCGACAGTTTCAAGTTCCTGATTTTGAAGCGTTTGACCTGATTTTGGCGATGGATCGGGAGAATTTACGCGACATTCTGTTCCTAGATGCGACGGGGAAGTATGGGGATAAAGTGCGATTAATGTGTGATTTTGCCACTCGTCATCGGATACGAGACGTTCCTGATCCTTATTATGGGGGTCCAGAGGGATTTAACCAAGTGATTGATTTACTCCTCGATGCTTGCGAGGGATTATTGGAGTATGTGATGAAGACCTATTCCCTACCCGCCAAGGGCAAAGTCCAATGA
- a CDS encoding CU044_2847 family protein, with amino-acid sequence MSFAESRRDTVPVELPNGAIAKFEVTTTGREDVSFDAKQFQPVADAIEGVVQMVAAPLKKARPKKATVKFGMEMAIEAGQLTAVIVKGSGKANLEITLEWEAQPKP; translated from the coding sequence ATGAGCTTTGCCGAATCCCGCCGTGATACCGTTCCCGTTGAACTTCCCAATGGGGCGATCGCGAAATTTGAGGTAACAACGACAGGGCGAGAGGATGTCAGCTTTGACGCCAAGCAGTTTCAGCCTGTTGCTGATGCGATCGAGGGGGTAGTACAGATGGTCGCCGCCCCCCTGAAAAAAGCCAGACCCAAGAAGGCTACGGTAAAATTTGGGATGGAAATGGCGATCGAGGCGGGACAATTGACGGCGGTGATTGTCAAAGGATCGGGGAAAGCCAATCTGGAAATCACGTTGGAATGGGAAGCCCAGCCGAAACCGTAA